A single region of the Coleofasciculus sp. FACHB-T130 genome encodes:
- the pyrR gene encoding bifunctional pyr operon transcriptional regulator/uracil phosphoribosyltransferase PyrR, with protein MSPEVVEILSADEIRRTLNRIASQVVEKSRDLSELALVGVYTRGAVLANLLARQIEALEQVQVPVGALDITFYRDDLDQIGIRTPAKTDIPFDLSGKTVVLVDDVIYRGRTARAALNAVNDYGRPAAIWLAVLVDRGQRELPIHPDFTGKKLPTSKEEQVKVYLQEIDGRDAVELLKV; from the coding sequence ATGTCTCCCGAAGTTGTAGAAATTCTTTCCGCAGACGAAATCCGTCGAACCCTCAATCGTATCGCTTCCCAGGTGGTAGAGAAGTCACGCGACTTGTCTGAGTTAGCGCTAGTAGGTGTTTATACCAGAGGCGCTGTATTAGCCAATCTCTTGGCTCGTCAGATAGAAGCGCTCGAACAAGTGCAAGTGCCCGTGGGAGCGCTAGATATTACCTTCTATCGAGATGATTTGGATCAAATTGGCATTCGCACACCCGCCAAAACTGACATCCCTTTCGATCTCTCTGGTAAGACGGTAGTGTTGGTGGATGATGTCATTTATCGAGGGCGTACCGCTCGTGCTGCCCTGAATGCGGTAAATGATTATGGTAGACCAGCGGCGATTTGGTTAGCCGTTCTGGTGGATAGGGGGCAGCGGGAGTTACCCATTCACCCGGATTTCACCGGCAAGAAGTTGCCAACGTCCAAAGAAGAACAAGTGAAGGTTTACTTACAAGAGATTGATGGACGAGATGCTGTGGAATTATTAAAGGTTTAA
- the sppA gene encoding signal peptide peptidase SppA has protein sequence MRSFLKQTFASLLGSLFGLILFFGLGTSGLILLLIAVASKDTGPEVEDKSVLVIDQSLTITDSDPISSTSEAISEALSGEENNSVRLRTVLNALEQATKDKRIVGVYLDGSGSSSSSTGFATLKEVRSALEKFRKSGKKIIAYNMDLGKREYYLSSVADTIVMNPLGTIEMNGLRSESMFLTGALQKYGVGVQVIRVGKFKSAVEPYVLTKLSPENRQQTQNLLGDLWGDFLTTVSQGRKLNPKQLQAIADTQGILTAPDAKKRGFVDRVAYLDEVVADLKKLTGRTEENKTFRQISLATYARATQTEGKDRTSDNKIALLYAEGEIVDGEGGSRQVGGDRFARQLRRLRLDKDVKAVVLRVNSPGGSASASEVIQREVRLTRQVKPIIVSMGDMAASGGYWISTYANQIYAEPNTITGSIGVFGMLLNFQKLANNNGITWDVVKTSKFADSNTVSRPKTPQELAIHQRFVNQIYGQFLNKVADSRKLSKQKVAEIAQGRVWSGQDAKQLGLVDEIGGIDDAIKSAAVAAKLGENWELEEYPKVRSLEQRILKQFAGGDNAQTKQPSDLLSAELLKLQEELVALKTMNDPRGIYARLPYNLRID, from the coding sequence ATGCGTAGTTTCCTAAAACAAACTTTTGCTAGCTTGCTTGGAAGCCTATTCGGACTCATCCTATTTTTCGGTTTGGGAACGAGCGGGCTAATCTTGTTATTGATTGCGGTGGCATCTAAAGATACAGGGCCGGAAGTTGAGGATAAATCCGTACTGGTAATCGATCAGTCTTTGACGATTACGGATAGCGATCCGATATCCAGCACCAGCGAAGCAATCAGCGAAGCTTTATCTGGTGAGGAAAATAATAGCGTGCGGCTGCGAACGGTTTTGAATGCCCTTGAGCAGGCAACTAAAGATAAGCGGATTGTAGGCGTATATCTAGACGGCAGTGGTTCCTCTAGTTCTAGCACCGGGTTTGCCACGCTCAAAGAAGTCCGTTCGGCGCTGGAAAAATTCCGTAAGTCTGGCAAAAAGATTATTGCCTACAACATGGATTTGGGGAAACGGGAATATTATTTAAGCTCAGTGGCAGACACCATTGTGATGAACCCGTTGGGAACAATCGAAATGAACGGTTTGCGTTCTGAGTCGATGTTCCTAACAGGAGCCTTGCAGAAATACGGGGTTGGGGTTCAGGTGATCCGGGTTGGGAAATTTAAGTCAGCGGTGGAACCTTATGTACTCACGAAACTGAGTCCGGAGAACCGACAACAAACTCAGAATTTGTTGGGCGATTTGTGGGGAGACTTTTTGACAACAGTGAGCCAGGGTCGAAAATTAAACCCGAAACAGCTACAAGCGATCGCAGACACTCAAGGAATATTAACCGCACCGGATGCGAAAAAGCGTGGCTTTGTGGATCGGGTAGCGTATCTAGATGAGGTGGTGGCAGACCTGAAAAAGCTAACTGGCAGAACCGAAGAGAATAAAACATTCCGTCAAATTAGCCTTGCTACTTACGCTAGAGCGACTCAAACCGAAGGTAAAGATCGCACTTCTGACAACAAAATTGCCCTACTTTACGCCGAAGGGGAAATCGTAGACGGCGAAGGTGGCTCTCGGCAAGTGGGAGGAGATCGCTTTGCCAGACAGCTGCGACGGCTGCGACTTGATAAAGATGTGAAGGCTGTCGTGCTGCGGGTAAATAGTCCCGGCGGTAGCGCCTCGGCGTCTGAGGTGATTCAGCGAGAGGTACGGCTAACTCGTCAGGTGAAGCCAATCATCGTTTCTATGGGAGATATGGCAGCATCCGGTGGCTACTGGATTTCCACCTATGCTAATCAGATTTACGCCGAACCAAATACCATTACCGGCTCGATCGGTGTCTTTGGGATGCTGCTCAATTTCCAAAAGCTTGCGAATAATAATGGCATCACCTGGGATGTCGTCAAAACTTCCAAATTTGCGGATAGCAATACGGTCTCACGTCCCAAAACGCCTCAAGAATTGGCGATTCATCAGCGATTTGTTAACCAAATTTACGGTCAGTTCCTCAACAAAGTGGCGGATTCTCGAAAACTATCAAAGCAGAAAGTCGCTGAGATTGCCCAAGGACGAGTGTGGTCGGGTCAAGATGCCAAGCAACTGGGACTGGTTGATGAGATTGGCGGTATTGATGATGCGATCAAATCTGCTGCCGTTGCCGCTAAACTGGGTGAGAATTGGGAGCTGGAAGAGTACCCCAAGGTTCGCAGTCTAGAACAACGCATTTTGAAACAGTTTGCGGGTGGGGATAATGCCCAAACCAAGCAGCCATCCGATCTGCTGAGTGCAGAACTCCTCAAGTTACAAGAAGAATTAGTAGCGCTCAAAACAATGAACGATCCTAGAGGTATTTACGCCCGTTTGCCCTATAATTTGCGAATTGATTAG
- a CDS encoding GDYXXLXY domain-containing protein: MRHTSQSSSIAPTLIEPQKRMPAWRLWVPLLLQTAIVLAAPAQPLYTNLTGKTVVLKTVPVDPYDFLRGYSQTLSYDISRQENLRSLPGWKALVKQHLEAKATDLPPSVPPLNSLPTGIRFYVILEAPAAKTNSPQAWKPVRVSSKMPKSLPANQIALKGKSSGNSIDYGLESYYMPEARRDEINQDIYQARSDRQRQAIVVEAKVDAQGRAVPISFWVNDRRYRF; encoded by the coding sequence ATGAGGCACACTTCTCAATCATCTTCAATCGCTCCGACTCTCATAGAGCCACAAAAGCGAATGCCTGCTTGGAGACTCTGGGTGCCTCTCCTGTTGCAAACGGCAATTGTTCTTGCCGCACCTGCCCAGCCACTTTACACTAACCTCACTGGGAAAACGGTCGTTCTCAAGACGGTTCCCGTAGACCCATACGATTTCTTGCGTGGCTATTCGCAGACGCTAAGCTATGACATCTCACGTCAAGAGAATTTGCGATCGCTGCCGGGTTGGAAAGCCTTAGTGAAACAACACCTCGAAGCAAAAGCAACGGATTTGCCACCGTCCGTACCGCCTTTAAATTCTTTACCGACAGGAATTCGCTTCTACGTGATTTTAGAAGCGCCTGCTGCTAAAACAAATTCTCCCCAAGCATGGAAACCCGTGCGGGTGAGTAGCAAGATGCCCAAATCTTTGCCAGCAAATCAGATAGCGTTAAAGGGCAAATCTAGCGGTAATTCCATCGACTACGGCTTAGAAAGCTACTATATGCCAGAAGCGCGGCGGGATGAAATTAACCAAGATATTTATCAAGCCCGATCGGACAGACAACGGCAAGCGATTGTGGTGGAAGCGAAGGTGGATGCCCAAGGTCGTGCAGTACCGATTAGCTTCTGGGTAAACGATCGCCGTTATCGATTTTAA
- the fni gene encoding type 2 isopentenyl-diphosphate Delta-isomerase: MQNVGDSRLINNPALTKETQTRKADHLKICLDEDVQFHSTTNGLEGYRFNHCCLPELDRREVDISTTFLGKQLGAPLLISSMTGGTELARMINYRLAAAAQRYNLAMGVGSQRVAVENPQVASTFAVRSLAPDILLFANLGAVQLNYTYGVDECLRSIDLLEADALILHLNALQECIQPRGDTNFRGLLDKIKNLCNKLPVPVIVKEVGNGISAAIAQKLIDAGVSAIDVAGAGGTSWAKVESERAENAQQRRLGLTFADWGLPTAECITSIRAIAPNIPLIASGGLRNGLEVAKAIALGADLAGLAWPFLQAAVESEDALDALVEVLVAEITTVLFCTGNPTLSGLKQSGALQPLR; the protein is encoded by the coding sequence ATGCAGAACGTTGGAGATAGTAGATTGATTAATAACCCGGCTCTTACCAAAGAAACCCAGACCCGAAAGGCAGATCATCTAAAAATTTGTCTCGATGAGGATGTGCAATTTCACTCCACAACGAATGGATTGGAAGGCTACCGCTTTAATCACTGTTGTTTGCCGGAGTTAGATCGACGTGAAGTTGATATCTCAACAACATTTTTGGGAAAACAGCTTGGTGCGCCTTTGCTCATTTCTTCGATGACGGGGGGAACGGAACTGGCGAGGATGATTAATTATCGTCTAGCTGCTGCGGCGCAACGCTATAACCTAGCGATGGGCGTGGGTTCCCAGCGGGTAGCGGTGGAGAATCCCCAGGTTGCTTCAACTTTCGCCGTGCGATCGCTTGCTCCCGATATTCTCCTATTTGCGAACTTGGGGGCGGTGCAACTTAACTATACCTATGGAGTTGATGAATGTCTGCGCTCAATTGACTTGTTAGAGGCAGACGCCTTGATTTTGCATCTCAATGCCTTGCAAGAGTGCATTCAACCCAGAGGTGACACCAACTTCCGAGGTTTGCTTGACAAAATTAAAAATCTGTGCAATAAGTTACCAGTACCCGTGATTGTCAAAGAGGTGGGAAATGGCATCTCCGCTGCGATCGCGCAGAAGTTGATTGATGCGGGTGTGAGCGCCATTGACGTTGCCGGTGCCGGTGGGACATCATGGGCAAAGGTGGAGAGTGAACGGGCTGAAAATGCCCAGCAGCGCCGGTTAGGACTAACTTTTGCTGATTGGGGTTTGCCCACAGCAGAATGCATTACCAGTATTCGAGCCATTGCCCCAAATATTCCCTTGATTGCCTCTGGGGGATTACGCAACGGTCTGGAAGTGGCAAAAGCGATCGCGCTAGGAGCCGATCTCGCGGGTCTGGCGTGGCCTTTTCTCCAGGCAGCCGTAGAATCGGAAGACGCCCTTGATGCTTTGGTTGAAGTATTAGTCGCTGAAATCACCACTGTATTATTCTGCACTGGCAATCCCACCTTGTCTGGTCTGAAACAGTCTGGCGCGTTGCAACCATTACGATAA